One part of the Aspergillus luchuensis IFO 4308 DNA, chromosome 5, nearly complete sequence genome encodes these proteins:
- a CDS encoding uncharacterized protein (SECRETED:SignalP(1-21)): MTLLHKVRSIFLATSAASALATESDGIAANGLQNIHDSPCRTPCFVLSVPYAKCANRGGRDASTPPPSPNPAASPWEIVEQIGANAQPCYHVQRQLRCPMVGEITGSELWFEVYKISEAELVKLESGRHLLHVWKTAAADIDK; encoded by the exons ATGACTCTCCTACATAAAGTCCGATCGATATTCTTGGCTACTTCTGCAGCCTCCGCATTGGCCACCGAATCCGACGGCATTGCTGCAAATGGACTTCAAAATATCCAC GACTCACCTTGCCGCACCCCCTGCTTTGTGCTGTCGGTCCCTTACGCGAAGTGCGCAAACCGAGGAGGCCGCGACGCCTcgactccccctccctcgcctAATCCTGCGGCTAGCCCTTGGGAGATTGTTGAACAGATTGGTGCTAATGCTCAACCGTGTTATCATGTGCAACGCCAGCTTCGTTGCCCCATGGTTGGGGAAATCACTGGGAGCGAGTTGTGGTTTGAGGTCTACAAAATCTCTGAAGCAGAGTTGGTGAAGCTGGAGTCTGGAAGACACTTGTTACATGTATGGAAGACTGCTGCAGCGGATATTGACAAATAG